One Symphalangus syndactylus isolate Jambi chromosome 9, NHGRI_mSymSyn1-v2.1_pri, whole genome shotgun sequence DNA segment encodes these proteins:
- the CCL19 gene encoding C-C motif chemokine 19 — protein MALLLALSLLVLWTSPAPTLSGTNDAEDCCLSVTQKPIPGYIVRNFHYLLIKDGCRVPAVVFTTLRGRQLCAPPDQPWVERIIQRLQRTSAKMKRRSS, from the exons ATGGCCCTGCTACTGGCCCTCAGCCTGCTGGTTCTCTGGACTTCCCCAG CCCCAACTCTGAGTGGCACCAATGATGCTGAAGACTGCTGCCTGTCTGTGACCCAGAAACCCATCCCGGGGTACATCGTGAGGAACTTCCACTACCTTCTCATCAAGGATGGCTGCAGGGTGCCTGCTGTAGT GTTCACCACACTGAGGGGCCGCCAGCTCTGTGCACCCCCAGACCAGCCCTGGGTAGAACGCATCATCCAGAGACTGCAGAGGACCTCAGCCAAG aTGAAGCGCCGCAGCAGTTAA